GAACACAAAGAGTGACACATTAGTACTATCATGATGGCTAGAACATGTCCTGGCCAAACTCCagaaaactgtggaaaaaccctTTACATGTTTGTCCCAGTTCTGAGATGTGCATTTTTAATAAGACTAAATTAGAAGTAGAGAACTTTTTATTAGCCAATGGCATCAAAAGTATTTCTATTAATGCTGTATTTACAATAAATTGGTTCCTTGCTAACTCAAACTCTGGGGAAATGATAAGCATCCTATTGTGTGGGCTACACTGCAGTTGATCAGATGCTAAAACAATGTTTGATCAAACTAAGTTAAGCAGCTGGTTCAAATTGTGGATGTTGACATTTGAGGTCTGAatcattatttttgtttcctATCCTAGAATGCTCATGTACTGACAGATACTTTTAGCAAAATAAACATAACTCTGTATTTTCACTCTTTCATAATGTAAATGTAGGGTAGGAACTAATTCAGCACTGTATCATTGCTTTTGTAGTCTTTGTTCTAATGACTGCTTTTTCTCGTACAGTTCAGAAATCCAAAGGCATCGCTTCATATTCGGTTGTCAGATCTTATAAGCCACCTACAAAAGAAAGGAGACAAACACTGTCAAGAATTTTACAGGGCTTTACAGATCAATGCTGAACAACTGTATAATGACTTGCCAAGCAGAAAAATCCTGAGTAAGTTGGGAGACTTGTGGCTTCCCTGAGTCAATGTATCACAAAATTTGCCTTTGCTGGCATCCCAGCTTATTTTGAGGAATTAAATGCTCTTTTTCCATGTGTTACTTTCTTCAGACTGGAGGATTTAGAAGCCACCTAGTGGATTTGAGTGCACCATTAATTTTGATTGGAACTGGATGTCCAAATCTCTTTACCAGCTTTGAAATCTCAGCCCCTGTATTTATGATACAATTTATGCCCAACATgtaaaatgcagaaaaataacCTAATTcaaactttctttcttttaataactgcctctttcccttttttgcattttgttcaatagcccatttatttatttttcaagcctTTATTCTGACTTGTAGTAAATAAAAGAGctatgttttaaaataacaagTGTGTGACACAAAGTAACAAAATCAAGGCGCTCAGAGACTTGGCTTCCACTCAATTCTTAAATCACCCATCTGTGCTTCATTAACTCCACACACATCAGATGTTAGATCACACTTGTTTCACAAATACTTGCAATGGCAAACCACAGTGTTAATTACctggaccctgatcctgcaaacacataggCATGAGTAGTCACACTGAGTCTATGGGCCTTATTACATGCATAcgtatttgcaggattgaggccttagcTATTTCCATATTTTATACTGCAAAGCagatctttttctaaaagcagAGAGATGAGGTCCAGCTTACTGTGCTGGGAAAATAATGCTTGCCATGTATGACTCATCCTGTCCAGTaaactgaagaaagaaaaaatgctCAAAGAGGAAGTGAAATACATTCAGCACATTGAAACAATTTGAGTAGCATGAGGAAGGGCTGTTGCAATTAGGTTAATGAAACTGCAAAAGGGCTGCATGTTACAAAGTCCCTACAAACTGTCTAAATAGCACTGATGCTGCACCATTCAACCCCCGAGTGGTTCTGAGTAGCTCTTCAGTAATATTCCAGCAGAGTTTTTGGTCATGTGGTCAAACCCCTAAGATTGACAGcgtaaagacaaaaacaggccaGGCCAAAAATCCGAACATCTGTCTTTAATTAATATGTAACAAATAATTTTTTGGAGAACAATTGACCTGGAAAATAGTTACTGTGTTTCAAAACACTGAGCCTCCTGCCTTCATCTAGCATCTCTTTATGCAGTACAGCTGTTGTACACACTGAACTAGAAACCCCTACTGATTTGGAGATAGCATCCTCTTCATACCACACACATGCTATCTCCTGGATAATATGCAGACTCCAAAGTTAGCCCAAACTTCCCTCACAGTTGGAGGGTGTTTGCATGTGGGCTTTGATTTGGGTCCATTTCTATATCAGAAGTCCACATTGGTAATTATCACAGCAGCATTAAGTCCGGCCCTTTGATTTGATGTGCGCCTCGCAGAAGCCATCCCTGCTGAGGCTGTGTGGAAGCTTGGATCAAACACACTAGTATCTCAAAGAAATCTGTCCCTTTAGCTGAAGGAGTCAGGAATAGAAGTGCAGAGTTACCCTTCCAGGCTGAGTAGAGGACAGCCAACAGTCATCACTTAggaagggcttgattctgcagccCTTGCTCACCCAAATACTCCCGCTGAATTCAcggagggtaaaattttcaaaagcacgttaatgacttaggagcctaattcccattcattttttaaatcagatattaagtttttaaaatcccaagtccctttaaaaatgggacttaagcccttctgaaaattgtgCCCTGAGCCTACTCCAGGGAGTAGATGtatcaggattgggccctcacaCATTAAGGGTGAGAATAGCAAGTGGGGCTACTAGACATGTAGAGTGAAGTAAAGCATAGAGGTGTTCCTGCATCTGTGGGGTAAATGAGACAGGATTTTGCACATTGAATAATATTCAAAGCGGTCCCAAGACTGCTTTTGCCTCACTTGTGTGGTACAACCACAAAGCAGCATCACATTCCCTATTCCTTAGCAGACTCTCTTATGTCATTGACATGAGTAGTATCATTAAGATTTCGGTGCTAAAACACATACTATAACTATATTGTCATAGATTGCAACTTCCTTAGTCTCACATAATAAGGAAATAAATGATGTATTCTGAGAGCATTGTAAGTATTTGTATATTAGAGGTTAGATAGCTAAACTGGTTGATCCTCAGACTGGATTAATTTGCTAATGTTTGTGAAAATGTGAAGTGCCAAACAGCTGGTGTGTCTTATTATTAGTAATGTATGAACTAACAGCGCATGAAAAGTAACCTTCTTAAAAACACAGTCCCTTTCTAAACTAAAGCAGCAGAAAGGAAGCCTATTGTTTTTACTTCTCACTGAGGTAAACTTGAATTGGTTAAATACTGAGGTCCTGATCCTTCAAgcctttaagcacatgcataactttacttGTCTGAGTAGTTGTCCTGTTgttgagtaaagttaagcatgtgctaaggATTTGGGCCCTAACATTGTAAATATGAAGAAAGAAATGACATCTTCAAGCTGAGATCTTTATTTGATTTCATCCTAATCTTTATTTAGAGCAAAGTTATGAACACCTAAAAAAGAGTTTGTAGTGGGATTTgccaaaaacaaatcatgccaaaccagcctaatttccttctttaataGGGTTACTGACCTAGcagatggggggaagcagtagatgtgatatatcttgatgtttttagtaaggcttttgattcGGTtacacatgacattctcataagcaaactagggacaTGTGGtcttagatgaaattactataaagtgggtgcacaactggctgaaagtccatactcaaagagtagttatcaatggtttgctgtcactTGGATAATGGTTTGCttgtgacttggataatggagtggagagtgtgctcaTGAAATATGCAGATGgcaccaagatgggagggattacAAGTACTTTggtggacaggattagaattcaaaacgaccttgacaaattggacaaTTGGCCttaaatcaacaagataaaattcaataaaggcaaATACAAAGTACACCCtgggaaaggaaaaatcaaatgtacatctaccaaatgggaaataactggctagatggtagCGTTGGCGAAAATAATCTGAGGGTATAGTGAACCACAatctgaatatgagtcaacaatgtgatgcagttgcaaaaaagcctaatgtcattctggggtgtattaacaggagtgtcgtatgtaagactcaattgtcctgctctactcagcactggtggtgcctcagatggagtactgtgtccagttgtacagttctggacaccacacttttgaaaagatgtggacaaattggagaatgtccagaggagagcaacaaaaatgataaaagttttagaaaacctgacctatgaggaaaggttaaaaaaactgggcttgtttagtcatGAGAAAAGACTGACGGGGGGAtccaataacagtcttcaaaatatttgaagggctgttctaaagaggatcAATTGTTATAAAGGGGATTAATTGTTCTCTGTGCCCATTGAAGATAGGACAAAAAGTAGTGCCTtaatcagcagcaagggagatttaggttagatattaggaaaaactttctcattgtaagggtggttaagctctggaataggcttccaaggagggttatggaatccccgtcattggagatttttaaaaacaggttagacaaatacctgtcagggatggtctaggttcccttggtcctgcctcagtgcaagggtcTGGACTAgctgacttctcaaggtcccttccagccctatgactCAATAATATATAGTATAAACACGGTTTGGGGCATGGGGAAATATTTTCTCCAAATtgcctttttaaagaaaaactattgtaaatttcaaagttttttcacaatcttaaaaaacaacaaaaattcttCCCTTCTCATTAAATATAGAGCTTGAAGATAAATGTCTAGTCGCGTTACAAGAGTCCCgccggggggcgagggggtggggagtgggggaaaggggcTAGATACACGATACTGATTGTTTCTGATGTATTCTGAAGCTTTGAATCAATTCTCATTCTCTGATACTGATTGAAgttcatttttcatttctctttataCTGACAGAGAACAGAATGATAAAGGGCTAGATCATCCCCCACAGGACTACCCTGGTAAGGGGCTGGGAACTCTGCAGGGCCTCTCTCCTGGGGTGCTCCTGGCATTGTCCTTGTGGGTGGTTCTCATGCAGCAGACAAGCAGGCCAGCCCTCGAAACCAGCCGATCAATCATCATAGGTTTTGAGGACTCCATAGAGGCTTTGGAGAGGGACTTTTTTCCTCCTGACTCTCGCCAACCTCTTGGCAAAAAGGTTCAGCAGTATCTGTGCTGTTTGAGGCTTCCCACTTCAGTGAGTGCTTCTGTAACGCCACTCAGAGGGATGTCAGAGCACGGGAGAAGAGAGCTCCCAAGCTAACGCTGGCTAAGGCAGAACTAACCTGGGCAGGTTCGCTATGTTGGATTGGTGTGGTGGGGGCAATGTGTAGCGAGGGCTCATGCACCCCCGTGACCCACTTGTGGATCCAGAGCCCGGAGGGGTTTCTATGGTGGAAGTGGAAATGATGCCAAGGAGGTGCATTTACCCCATTCTGCAGCGCCTTGGGGGAGGTCTGCCATGCTTTTGTTCCagctgcccagggagctggaTGGGCTGATTGGGCACAAAGGTACCAGAAAAATCAATATAATAAAAGATCTCAAATTGCTGCAATGCAAATTTGGAATTCAAACaaactatagatttttttttatttgaaaaattaacCAGCCTCCCACAACTAAATTCTTCTGACTGAAAAGCTCCTTCCACAAATCAGACAGTGTTTCAGTGGAACAATTTTGTAATATTAATTAAACATTAGGAGCAATATTCATTGGTCCTGGTGTTTCCACAGTAAGAAGCCTGCCAGACCTGTGCCACGCTGAGCTCCGCATTCTCAGGGGCCTAGGTGTCTCTTGAAGGAGGatcccctcctgcccagggcagtggtgctggaactagggtgttggggggtgctgctgcaccccctggcttgaagtagtaataatccaaatacatggtttccatcatcagcacctccactataaaaattgttctagcaccctGGCTCAGGGTAAGAGTTGCAGACTCTGCCCTTTCTGGGCTTTGGTAATAATATATGCCCACTCATTTGCCATCATTTAGGGTAACCAAATGTCCCAGTACAGGGGGACAGTCCCAAGATCCTAGCCAGAACCTAGCACGGGGATTGGCTGCCTGGTTACTATCACGGTGTCTCCTGTTCCATCCAGTCCCTGCACTTGAGCTAGTGCGGGGCCCTACTGCATTGTCTTCTAGAAAGTGATATGTGGTCAACCATCTGTCTTAACCAGTGGACAGGCAATATAATAAGCCATGATTAACACGTGTCGAGCAATGCTAGTTATACACACTCTGAGACATGCATGTTTAGTGTCAGAGTTCCCTGAATGGGGACAGAGGGTGCTTTCACACTATAGCAAACTGATAAAACACTGTCAAATTAAATAAATGACTTCTCCAGCTGTGATTGCTAACAGTGGAAAATCTTGTTGACAGGCTGGATTCCCCTGCTGTTTGATTTTGCAGAAAAGTACCAATCTCAGGACCACATCCGATGTGCCAGATGTGAGCACGCAGaacccattgacgtcaatgggagttgcagatgTGTGTATCTGAAAGCAGAATTCGGTCTCTGATGTTGGCTCTCCAAGTCCATCGCCGTGTAGGTTGTTTTCATGGCAAAAACACAGCTCTGTGACTTGGCTGTAGGACGATGAGGAGAACATCGATGGCTGTGGGAATAAACCCTTGTTTAAATCCTGATATTTTTGTAGCGATCCGTTTTCATAGTGACTGTTGATTTGAACTTTGTCCCAGTATGAAAGCCTCTCTCTGATGTAATGTATTACCAGTCTTCCTCAACACTCTGGGCATTCACATATCTGACAGGCGAAATGTACAGAACAATCTGACTGTTTGAGGCCTCGGTCTAGCAAGGCTCTTAGTCACAGGAGTGATTTTACGCATGTGAGTACTTTCACTGGGTGCCCATCAGGCCCCAATGGGACTACTGGCacgcttaaagttatgcatgtgattaagtgctttgctggaccagGACTATAAAACCTCAACGTCTTCCACCTGCGTTGAAATGATGAATTCTCTATTTCTTTAATAAACACAGGGCCTGATTAACTGCAGCGGTTACATGTCTTTAGAAGGGGTGAAATATTTCACATAAAGATTTACTATCTCTCTGAAAAGTGGTAATACAGACTTTCCCTCCGTTTTGCATGAATTGATACAGAAGTGTGTTGGCTTGCGCTCAGTACTAACTCTTGGTGTGTTGCTTTTATTTCTAGAAACCTCAGCTTCCACAGCGATAGACACAGACAAGGAGAAACATATTCTAACTGACAGGGGTAAATAAAATGCATACAATACCATTGGACAGAATGATACTTTCAGATGACGATGCAGTTTATTTTTcaacttaatttacatttatgGAGCAAATAATTTGTTCTCCTATGTCTTTATTGTAGCTATTTAAATAGGTTTAACTTGTATTAGAGGAAAACTTATTCAGCCTGCAACGGAGAAATCTGGTGTCATAGAATTTAAGAGATTATAGAGCTTTAGGCAACATTTACATtggcattatttttaaatttggcaTATTTTTAACTAGTGTTTAATTTTCCATGCCCTTCCAATACTTTAGCAATAAAGGGTTTTACAACAACTGTTGTGCTTTTGCAGAAGAACCTTGTTACATCACTTTTGCAGATTAGTGAGTAGACAAAAAGCAACCAAACAAATAAGAGAAAACCAACAGCAATAACAAAAAGCCCCAGTAATAATGGTGAACTAAATATACTTTGTCCATTACCGGTAAATTGTGTCTCTTCCCTTGCCCCACTCAGTGCTGTGGTGGGGTCCTGACAGCAACATAGCCAGCACAAGAAGGGGAGGGTAAGCTTTTTAGGAAGCTGTGCAAAAGGTCAGCGCACCTTTGGGCTCCATCATGCTGAGTAAGGGGCTGTGGATTGGAGACCACTCGTATCCTCTAGCCATTTTCCCTAGGCAGCCACATCAAACTGTTGTAATGATGACCCTGAAGTAGCAACTGCAGAGTGACTGCACTGATGGAAAATTTCTACTTCCTGCTCTCCCTGTGTCTGTGGACAACCCCAGCACATAGTCCATTTGTTAGGCTAGAACTGGGATTTGCTCCTAAAAGGATAAATGCAGTTTAGGTGGATTCATGATAGCACTTCCCAGTATGCTAGTAAATGTACGCTACCATGTTGTGTAATAGGGAAGAAGTCGTGGTAACCTGAGGCCTCGCTACAGCACTCAGCCATTAAACATTGGCCAGTTTTTGTCTGGGGCTGAGTGAAGTGTGGATTAGCAAGGTTCTATCATACTTCAATATAAGTACCATATTTCATTTCAGTTGGAAATGTTTAAATGGTTTCCAGTCAGGGATTTGAATTAAATATACAAATAGCTTTGCATCTCAGTTGCATTCAGAACCATGAACAGcaacagaaaacattttaaatatcgTATTCATTACTTTGCAGTGCACATCTAAATGCATTCACACACCATACTCTTCCCAATTCATTTTATATAAGTAAGAATATACATCTCTATACTGATAGCTgacatttaaataaatgagaTGTATATCCACTCAGAAATGTGAAAATCTTGGGTGCTAATTACATACAGAATGGTTGATGACTggcctttttccttttctttttctttctggccATAGTTTATTTcataaggtctgatcctgcagtcctcgCTCAGAGAAAATTCTCAAGAAAGTCAAGGTAACTGAAGTCAGGAGTTTTGAGCATGGACTGAAGGACTGGACCCATAAAGAGCAGTAATTCTTCCTGGTGGAGAGCCAGGAGATGGGAAGGATGAAGAATGCAAAgtataaaaaagaaacattatgaAAAACTACTTATTTGGGGTCACATTTCAATACCGTCACTCTCagtgaatagtaccttactctacGAGCAGTTCACTGACATCCGTGCGACTACTCGGGGAGTTAGGTGCCCCTTAGTGTGAGTGAAtgtatcaaaatctggcccttattttgccatttttgtttaaaaacaaaaaaggaggtggttttttttacacAAACTAGACATTTTTATGTAAATCTAAGACCTTTTTCATGTGTAATCAGGCCTCCCATTCTGAGTTCGTATTAGAACAAGAGAGGCTAACAATCTCAGAGTAATTACAATACAAAACACTTACAATAAAGTGATTGTATTTTATAGTACAATAGGCACAGAATATACCTAATTATGGTTATGCAAATTTCATGTGAATAATCTTAGCCATGCATATTAATAACTGAGGTTAGTGAATCATCAGATAAACTAAACTTTCACTTTTCTGTGCTCTTTTACTAAATTCACTTTTCCTTTTTCGTCCTTAGGTCCCATGTTCTTCCTTGCTTGCTTTAGTGTTGCTGCAGGATTAGCATTGTTCATGTACTGCTGGAACCCAGGTAATCTACTGAATTGTTTTAAAGGGAAATTTTTATTCTCAATCACTTTAAGGTAAAACACATTTGAGGGGTTCCCTGcatatcttaagaacataagaacggccacactgggtcagaccaaaggtccatctagccccgtatcctgtcctctgacagaggcaaatgccaggtgccccagaggggatgaacagaacaggtaatcatcaagtgatccatcccctgtcgctcattcccagcttctggcaaacagaggctagggacaccatcgctgcccatcctggctaatagctattgatggacctatcctccatgaatttatctagttcttttttgaaataaTATCTTGACTAAAAGCTGCTTCTACACTAGAGCTAATGGAAGATGTTATCATTCGTTAATGAGGTTAGGATGCAACCTGTGCCCCAGATATGCTAGGAGATAATTAATAAAAAGCTCACAAATGAGAAGAGTCACTTTTTAAAGATCTAAACCATAATACTGTGAACTCTCATTGCTACAGCAGGCTGCGAGGATTCATGCTTCCAAATGAGAAAACTTATTTAAGTAGTTAATTGAAGTCTAATCAGTGCCTGCACTCTTAGTTACTTAATCACAAGGAgggaatttttttattattattattttttctgtctGGACCTTCAGCATATGATCAGTACAAATACCTGACTTACatagaaaaaatcatttttattgttgtGACCTGTACCACTTGCATGGAGAGTAGTTTTCCTAGATTTCCTCCCTAATGGCATGCACCTTTTAATGGCTCATGAATAAACACTGCCTGCCCACCCCCGTACAAGTCCCCTTcagtaaatgacaggtttcagagtaacagccgtgttagtctgtattcgtaaaaagaaaaaagaaaaggagtacttgtggcaccttagagactaaccagtttatttgagcatgagctttcgtgagctacagctcacttcatcggatgcatagcatatcgtggaaactgcagaagacattatatacacacagagaccatgaaacaaaacttcctcccaccccactgtcctgctgatgatgtctgtctgtatctgtacaagttttttcatgcagttgatagatttccactccatgcggctaaatgcagtgccttgcataatgacaggtttcagagtaacagccgtgttagtctgtattcgtaaaaagaaaaaagaaaaggagtacttgtggcaccttagagactaaccagtttatttgagcatgagctttcgtgagctacagctcacttcatcggatgcatagcatatcgtggaaactgcagaagacattatatacacacagagaccatgaaacaaaacttcctcccaccccactgtcctgctgatgatgtctgtctgtatctgtacaagttttttcatgcagttgatagatttccactccatgcggctaaatgcagtgccttgcataatgacaggtttcagagtaacagcaagtttccacgatatgctatgcatccgatgaagtgagctgtagctcacgaaagctcatgctcaaataaactggttagtctctaaggtgccacaagtactccttttcttttttctttttacgaatacagactaacacggctgttactctgaaacctgtcattatgcaaggcactgcatttagccgcatggagtggaaatctatcaactgcatgaaaaaacttgtacagatacagacagacatcatcagcaggacagtggggtgggaggaagttttgtttcatggtctctgtgtgtatataatgtcttctgcagtttccacgatatgctatgcatccgatgaagtgagctgtagttcacgaaagctcatgctcaaataaactggttagtctctaaggtgccacaagtactccttttcttttttcttcagtaAATGAGTAGGTCTGCTTGTTCTGAGAATTAAGGACTTGTGCATTGCCCAGGGCCCtgttctgcagcccttactcaagGTGACTAATGCTAATGTAAGTAATCCATTGGCTTCAAGTGGTGTGAATGAGTACTACACAGCATGGGAAGGGTTGGAGAACTGGGCCCTTACTTGATAGCTGATTTAATCCTTTTTCCCTGCAGTATAAAAGACTCCCAACAATATAACATCTAAAGAAATAGGTATGGGGGGCACACTGCTATTTGACAAGGTTCTCTTTAAAGTACGTTAAAAAATCAGTTGTAAATAAGGTGTAGATAAATATTTGTCAATCTGTGACCTAAAACAACacccatcaccctggtatctgagcacctaactATCAAAAAATAAATACTGGGAGATTCTCCTTACACTTGAGCTCTGCTCCATGCAGGGATATATGTGTGTGGGTGCGAGCAGGAGGGGGAATTAAGGTGCTGGTAACAACACCCTGATTCTGAGGGCCCACCCTAACA
The sequence above is drawn from the Natator depressus isolate rNatDep1 chromosome 7, rNatDep2.hap1, whole genome shotgun sequence genome and encodes:
- the CARD19 gene encoding caspase recruitment domain-containing protein 19 isoform X1, encoding MPYWTYQSYCDRLRQDMYFLTSNGRLSEHLADKIILQLNRVYPQILTNKEAEKFRNPKASLHIRLSDLISHLQKKGDKHCQEFYRALQINAEQLYNDLPSRKILKTSASTAIDTDKEKHILTDRGPMFFLACFSVAAGLALFMYCWNPDPKVIGGAKKILGFSPIIIGRHVRNICLVYIEDTSRKN
- the CARD19 gene encoding caspase recruitment domain-containing protein 19 isoform X2, with the protein product MPDQSYCDRLRQDMYFLTSNGRLSEHLADKIILQLNRVYPQILTNKEAEKFRNPKASLHIRLSDLISHLQKKGDKHCQEFYRALQINAEQLYNDLPSRKILKTSASTAIDTDKEKHILTDRGPMFFLACFSVAAGLALFMYCWNPDPKVIGGAKKILGFSPIIIGRHVRNICLVYIEDTSRKN